TATAACTCTAAACAAATTCTCATATTCAAAGAATAGAGACTGATGTGCAGTGTATTTTCCCTCTTGTTATGTCTGTGTTGGTTTTTATGCACtgctgtggttttgtttgtttgttttaagattagTTGTATGATCTTTAGGGGGTGGCTGTCATGCTCCTGCCAACTCTGTATGTTGTTCAATTACTTTTtgaaagaaacagagagagaaaatcatTATTTGACAGTGGAGCTGGAAAAATTACTAGACTTctgaattcatagaatatcagggttggaagggacctcaggaggtcatctactccaaccccctgctcaaagcaggaccaatccccaactaaatcatcccagccagggctttgtcaagtccgaccttaaaaacttctaaggaaggagattccaccacctccctaggtaacgcattccagtgtttcaccaccctcctagtgaaaaagtttttcctaatatccaacctaaacctcccccactgcaacttgagaccattactcctcgttctgtcatctgctaccatggagaacagtctagatccatcctttttggaatcccctttcaggtagttgaaagcagctatcaaatcccccctcattcttctcttccacagactaaacaatcccagatccctcagtctctcctcgtaagtcatgtgttccagtcccctaatcatttttgatgccttccgctggacgttttccaatttttccccatccttcttgtattgtggggcccaaaactggacacagtactccagatgaggcctcactaatgtagAATAAGGgcaacgatcacgtccttcgatctgctggcaatgcccctacttatacgtcccaaaatgccattggcgttcttggcaacaagggcacactgttgactcatatccagcttttcgtccactgtaacccctaggtccttttctgcagaactgctgcctagccattcggtccctagtctgtagcggtgcatgggattcttccatcctaagtgcaggactctgcacttgtccttgttgaacctcatcagatttcttttggctcaatcctctaatttgtctaggtccctctgtatcctatacctACCCTCCAGCATTGCATTGTATTAAGAAATAGTTTTTCCTCTTGGTAAACTACAGTGTTGTTAATAAATGAAATCCTAATCACTATAATTTTGCTTTTTAGTTTTTCCAATCTGAGAATTTACCCTCATGGATTAGTATTGGTGGATCTGCAGAGCCACAGTGATGATATTAAAGGAAGAGATGAAATTGATCATGTAAGTATACCATTAGCCATCTCAAAGCACATAGAAGAAATCCTAGCAGTTTCTTTGAAtatgtcagtgtggatcccactatAGGTAAATGTGTCCACAAGATCTGAgtcttttgaatagcagtgtctgTTGCAGCTGGCCATGCATCCTGTACCTCCTTGTGCTCTCATGCAGGAGTAAAAGTGGCTGCCACCCTCCCCTCGCCTCTTACCACCtgtggcaacaaaataaaaccgtGGTGTCCAGCCCACTATCTCTTAGTGTTGGCTAAATCTTCTGCCTGACTCTATCTACCTGATTTAGACTCAAGAActaacactgtgtgtgtgtgtgtatacatacttGCTCTAGTATACTGATAGAACTAAATCTTTCAGGATGTCTTTTTGTGGCCATATGAGGCTACTTAGGACATTTTACCTAGCTAGATCACCAGATGGCTGGTGTACCTCTCCCTCCAAATGTGAAGGCCCACTCCACTGGAGCACAAACAATGTCTTCTGCCAGTTTCAGGAATATCTACAAGGCAGCAGTATGGAGTAACCCACTGACTTTTGTCAAACTTCATGCCCTTAACTTAGCAGCCAGGTCAGATGCCAAGTTTGGGAGAGCTGTACTGCAACTGCTGTTCAACTGAAGCGCCTTATTCCCACCATCCGGAGGTGACACTGCTTAGTGGTAGTGCAAACTTCCATATGCTGCTGTGTCTTAATGCCAAGTTGGAGAATCAGCTACCTTTTTACTTAGAATGAGAGCCTCTGTATGCCCATTTGATCCTTGGCCTCCAGGCTGATACTGTCAATAAATGTGCCAATTGTGGTTGTAGCTGCTGTCATGTGGATACTATTCACTAGGAATTGGGCTAAGACTGCTAACTTCACATTGTCATAAAGTTGACCAGATCTGTATTGGTAACTTACAAGTGAAAGGCTGTGTGTCATTACTTTTCTCTTGAGACACCCAGTGTGACAGGGTGTGTAAACACCGCATTGAAAGGGCCAGGGCCAGCGTGGGCTCTGTGTGCTAAGGTAGCTATGCCACTCATGCATGGTAAAGAGGAAACTACTATCAGCAAGGGGGAAGTCCTGAGAAGGAAGTGGCTGCTGAAGCAATAGGAGGAACCTCCCAATGCCAGAGATCCTATACCTCCCTTGTGTCATtgccctcccactcccctcccctcccccccccccctcccggctctGCAAGGAGTCAGGTGAACCTCAGAGAAGCCCAGGAGGGAGAGACTGGCGTGGCTACCTGGCCAAGAGTCCATAAAGCTGCTACCCAGGCACCCCCAAAGTAAGGTGGTGCTACTGACCTCTTTCAAACTCAGCCTCAAGCCTAACGCCTTCCTTCCATCTAAACGCAAATTGTGTTAACTCAGGGCTTGGACCCAGGCTCTCAGGACTCCACGAGCCCGAGTCAAGCCAGGATCCAGGGTTTGAGACCTGTTGCTTTACAGGGTAGACACAGCCCAACTGGACTTGTGCTTTGGGAGTCCACCAAAGGCATTCCATGCTCCCAGGtgctgactttctttgtcctcttgACAGTCAAGTGTGGTGGTTAGTCAAGGTTTCCCACACTGCATCATGAACCAAGGGTTAGAGCGGCCCTGTGTTGGGAGGGTACTAGGAAGTTGGGTGACTGGACTCAggcccacataatgcagtgtagatgctggttgggacccagggttcgacaattcctaacctggggttacaaatgagtttAGACACTCAAGCTGCAAGTTAACAAACCCATGGACTGCTAACTGGAATTCTGCTGACTCTGGGCTCTTACCCTTTGGGCTCTTACCcatacacagcaattaaacatctGTGGCtggctgggtcagctgacttggacttgtggggctataaaatttctGTGCTGACGTTCaggcccaagcctgaacatctgtaCTGCAAGTTTTCAGCCCTGCAAGGCTGACTcaggccagctgactcgggcttgtggggctcgggtTGTGGGGCTGATAAACTGTGGTGTAGGTGTTCTAGCTCAGGTTGCAGCTTGagtcctgggaccctcccacctcacaggggtcCTAGAGCCCCAAACCCAGCCTAAGCCGGAAGTCTACACTGCCGCTGAACAGTCCCACAGCCTGAACCtggcgagcccgagtcagctggcatgggccagccacgggtgtctaatggcagtgtagacatgccctaaggtgCTGGGGCCTGGACTGGGCTGGGCTGACCTCCGGGTGATAATTGGGCGTGACCAGGGGCCCCAACCCAGCTGTATAGGCACCACAGGGAGACTCTTTTTACACATTATTTAACACTATTTCAAATTACTGTATCGTGGGTGGGGAAGTGTATTTCTGAACTTCGTAAATTCAACATCTTTCATGTTTCTTACAGCTACTAAATAAGATAGAAGAAAGAATGAAAGAGTTGTTTCACAGCAGTATCAAAAGGGTAAAGCGGTATGTTATTTTTAATGTATCATCACCATTTAACTTGATTTACATTAACATTGAAAGTGAGTCAAATCCTGCTTTGTTACACAGGTGTAAGTAGGGCCTAATTCTTCTGAAGCCAGGGAATCACTCTGGATTGACACAGAATTTGGTTCAACGTTTTGATCCTGTAGTGTAGTGGACAGGTCTGTGGACATACCTTTTGATTTACTGCTAATTTTTCTTTCTAATCCTCAGATTTGTTCAAACAAATgcatgtatataaatatatttttgtataattttttgaaaaattcataTGGCAGTTAACTTCTATAATAAATACCTGTTCAAAGAAACACTGTCAAGATTGGTAGGCGCAAAACTGAGTTCTTGGTATATAGCAAATTccacattactttttttttaatgggagatTTTTGTTTCCCAGACACATTCTATAGTGCTGTCTAGTACTGGTAAGCAATCCTGTTGTAACGTACCAATAGCAACTATCTCTGCTGTGGTGGAGTTTGTAAGGAAACTCAGTTTCAGGTTTCTAAGAGGCTATTAAAATCACCAATAATAAATTACTGCctttatctatatctatatataatttttagagagagatacacacagTCTGttattggtttggttttttttgtttgttttgtttaagtctGAGCATGTCTGCTTTCTCAATACCTATAAATGTGGTGGTTTTATTTCAGAATTAATAAATATTGCCACTCGGCTTGTTGTTAAAATTGTACATAGACTAAGCCATTGTGTAATACTAATCCTTTGCATACTATGTAATAATTATGGTACATGAAGAGAGAAAGGGAatccaaaataaagaaaaagtagtttgaaatattttcataaCAATTGAgttgaataaataaaaaaatcagagaaaatagcattttaatttcagtttgatATTTTGATGTGCTCAAATGGTGAGGCTATCTTGTCCATGTGTGTTTATTTTATAAGGACTGCAAAGGTCTTTCACTCTCAAAGCAGAACAGCCAGAAATTGCAGGTCctgattttttttgccttcccatATTTGTGCTTGTCGATGTATATTTTTGTACTTTCTCCCACTGTGTACTGCCATCTAGTGTCTCTCAGAAGGTATAATTTTGACTTTTGTCCTTTAGAATCACTGGGCATTCAAAAGAtcaatttatattttcaaaaagcttAATTTTCCTAAATATGAAACAAATTAAATCAGTGTTTAGACGGTCTTGCACAGAAGAATAACAAAAGCATTTTGATCTGTTGGTGTCACCTTAACCATGAACGCTGAATGtgaatttgtctttttaaagctaactaattttttaaaactgaacttATACTCGATTAAGAAATTGTAAAATGACTTACTAGATTCATCCAACTTTGAGGCTGCATATCTGAGCCAGACTTTCAGAAATTAATGCAAATTCTGGTGGAAACATCCAAATGTGTTTCACATCTACGTTAAGAATAAAGGCAGACAGTGCTTAAACTTGTTTGGTGTCTTTTTGCCCATGTTCTGCATTTGTGTCATTAATTTCAGTTTCTAGTTTCAAATTAAGTGTCTAGTGTTCCACAAATCCTCTTCCCCAGGATAAAAGACTGATTCACACACAGGTTGCTAGAGTAGTGCTAAATTAAAGTATCAACACGCAGATTCTCCTGTAGACACTAGCAATCCTTGTATATTTGACTGCTagctaaaatatttcaaataaccTTCATGAGCATTACACACAAATTGGAATAACTTTGTATACAGTGCAATTTTACTGAAtacaagaaaaatgtaaaaatcacattgaaaatttttattttttgtatgaaTGCTATTTGGATTGTATTTTCTTGCAAAATCATAGATTAAACGTGTATTTGAGTTGGTGTCCACAACATTCAGTTATGTAGTACTGCATTCCTAATGATGATAAGAAAATGTTAAGTACTATggggtgggagagcatctctcaTGTATTGTATTCATGCTAAATTAAAGGAGAATGAGGAATGTTTGTTAACTTTCAGAGTGAATCGTGAATagtttttgttttccccttcctTAGATTGCCAGCAACTGTGAGAGGAGGAGCCATTGATAGATACTGGCCCACGGCTGATGGGCGTTTGGTAGAGTATGACATAGATGAGGTTGTTTATGACGAAGAGTCGCCTTATCAGAATATTAAAATTCTACATTCGAAACAGTTTGGGAATATTCTTATCCTCAGTGGGGATGTTAGTAAGTATAGTCTTTTTACAATGTGCTAAAGCTGTAGGTCATTTGGAGTCTATCTTGTCAGAACACCCCTTTGTTAGTTTCCCTGCAAGTAAGAGGTTGTGTGGATTTTTttgggcggtgtgtgtgtgtgtgtgtgcgtgtgcgtgtttTAAAGGCACCCTTTTCAAAGTATCAAACAGAAAGTTTCAGAGAAAATGTATAAGTGAAGAAAACTCTCTTATATTTAACCctttcccactccccaggctATGCAACCTCTGAGAGCTACTTTAATGGACAGGAAAGCAAACTCAGTGATCTATCTTCTAAACAACTGCccattattttaaaagacaaatgaAATGATTTTCCCTAGTCTGCCTTAAGGTTTCATAACCTTGTTAGATGGCTTATTTCCCCCTGTAAAATATTTGGGCCTTTGGCGACTTGCTTTCTACTTGTTAACTAATTTTCTTTGGTTGAGGCCAGCTAGGGGTAGCCAAATCTCAGCCTTTTAGCAGTCTCAATCTCTCCATCAATACTACTTCTTCGAGTACTTGTACATGTCCATTCTGATTTGGGTGTGTGCATGCCCTGAGCACAGCTGTCGGGAATGTTTCCTCTAGTGGTATCCGATGGCTTAGCTCTGGCACCCCCTGGAGCTGTGTGATCATAGAACTGATATAAGGGGCCCGCTGAGCCTGtgctcttcagttccttcttactgtccgTGAGGGCTGTTGGAACTGCCTCTTTGCGTTTGCAAAGTGCCTTTAGTGGTTCTCTCTATAGTTTTCCTGTACATAGTTTCTTAGTCTAGTTTTTAGTTGTTTTAGTGTAGTAGGGGTAGGGCTCCTCTCCATGCCCGGAGAGGCTGTCCATCCCTCCCCCAGTACCGGGGCATGCCTCGGTCACTGGGGTTTAAACAGTGTGCTTCCTGTGGCAAGCCTATGCCTACCAGTGACCCTCACTTAAGTTGTCTCAAGTGTCTGGAGGAGGGCCACAGGAAAGAACATTGCCAGATCTGCCGTGATTTCAAACCCCTATGGTGCGCTTTGCAGGCATTGTgtagacaaataaataaatatatataataaaatgatAGCCCAGGGAACTGCTCAATTAACTGAGGTGTAAGAAAAAGCCAATGAATTAGCAGAGGGTATGCAGTAATGCCCCCACCTGCAACTGGCTGCTTGTGGTCACATCTGCACAGAGTTCACTGACCCTAGTAGGGGTCATCATGCAGATCTACCCATGCAAAGTAAATGATGGGATGGGGACCGAAGTAACCATAAAAATTCCATGCAGGGAAAGCCCTTAGTTCTGGCATGTCCTCACTTTGGAGAGCTGGACTTTGTAACGTTAACACTTGTAAGTGTTGGTGTTTTTGTTCTGGAAGAATATAAAATCCATGCTGGTTTTCACACTGACAATACACAGCATTGCTTTTAAGATGCATCTGGTCTACTGTAGTTAGTAATTAACAGACTTACAAATGCAAAGCTTCTGACCAACTTTCTCTTTGTTCCTTCCAGATCTGGCAGAGAGTGACCTGGCATATACGCAAGCCATAATGGGCAGTGGGAAAGAAGACTTCACTGGGAAAGAAGTGCTGATCCTAGGAGGTGGTGATGGGGGTATACTGTATGAAATAGTCAAACTGAAACCAAAGATGGTCACCATGGTGGAGATATCCTTTCAACAAATGACCATTCATGTTAATAATCCAGCATACTCTTCCTTATGTATCTTGGGACCTCAAGTTAAATGTCTCTTGTATGAACTTGTGTTGGGAGACTGGTTCTGTCTAAGCCAAAAAATAGGAATGGTTTTAGACCCAATCACTACAACATGCAGGCACTGACTGTGAGATCTGATCCTGGCCAAGTTCCTAATCCAAATCGTAGCTCTCGAACAGCATTTTCTGCACTTTGATTGAATCCTGATTTCCTTATTTAGGTAACTTAAAGCCATTGATGTCTGattaaagacttcaggatttggttcTTAATGATGATGGCATATGTCAACCGTATCCTCTTTCTCAGATATCAGTTAAAGAAAATGATCCAAAGGTGGCTTCATAAATAAGATTTCAAAGTTCCATTTTCCAGATCTGATTTGCTATTAGTCACTGTACATAGCAAATTTCATTAGTCTATAAACCAAaataattatcatcatcattgtATTAAAACAgtacacttttaaaatgtatggtaAATTATGGTGCCAACAATGCTGGttggaaagaatttttttttaatataaataatatcttAAACCTCTAATTGAGGTTGGGAATGAATTCCTAATCCTAGATGTTGCAGTAAATATGTATTACTATTACTATTCCTCCATAAGATTGACTGTATCTCTTTGATAAAAGGATAAAACCCCCAAAACTTTGGTTAATAAAAGGTGAACAGAATTTAATGTTCCTTAACTAACATCAAACATTGACCAAATGGTGATCGACGGGTGTAGAAAATACATGCGTAAAACATGTGGAGATGTCTTAGACAATCTTAAAGGAGAATGCTATCAGGTAATCTATCTGTTGCCTTCATTGCAAGTAACTTTTACAAATGAAAATATGATTTAGATCTAGATTTAGATCTGGCAATTTATTGTTTTGGGAAGTTTTTTGTATGCCATCTGACTTCTTAACATTTTCTTTCCTACTATTTTAGGCTTAATCCATATCTGCATTTCTGAATCATGGTATAGTTTGCACTAGGGTTTGGATTCAAAACACTGATTCATTAATTTTGGAATATTTAACTCTGCCTCTCCAAACCCACTCTGCTTTCTTAATATTTACAACCCACACTTGGAATAATAAAGAAACTTGAAGCGTAATAATGCATATTGGCATCACCAAACCTTGTTAGTAGCTGAGTGAAAATAGgtaatattaatataaaattaGAGTATGGTATCTAATAACTCCCAGTATAAACTGGCTGAGAAGTAATGCAAATCATAAGCTTAATTCAATTGCTAGTACATCATTCAGAATCTCAGATATAGTTCACATGATTGAGGGGTTAATTTGGTTTTATCTGTGCTATTATTTGCTTGAAATCTGTTGGCAAATTCTATTCATACGAGTAAATATTCTACCCTCTTTCCCCCATTGGAAGAAAGAAGAAACTGGGTTACTGAGAAGGGTATGTAACATATCATGTCTGTCAGAGCAGGTAAACTAGCCCACAGCTACTGGATCATAATTCGGTATCTTAACTGCAAGGTTATTCTTCCTAAGGACATATCTTTGAATACTTGCTAGTTTTCTTGGAGAAAAACTAGCAAAAATTGCATGATATTTTGCATGTGTTaagtgcctttcatccaaggatctcaaaacttGCCACTATCTTGTGAGGCTAGTAACTACTTCCCCATctaaaaaatggggaataacagaGGCACAAGTGATCTAAGTCGTCATCCAGCAGtcggtgacagagctgggaatggaaattctgattcGCTGCTGCATCACTCCCGCGCTCCATCCCCCACGCATTGCCTTCTATATGGAGATATAAAAAGCTAAGATTAGAACCTTATGTTAAAGTCAGACTTAATTCTGACCTTTTTCCCTATTTCAATGCTTATACATCATATTAGTCCAGTCAGTTTAAGAAGATTTTGATCACTTATTAAAACATAGTAATTTTTTAGGTTCTAATAGAAGACTGTGTTCCAGTACTGAAGAGGTATGCCAAAGAAGGAAGGATGTTTGATTATGTAATTAATGATCTGACAGCTGTTCCAATCTCCACATCTCCTGAAGAAGGTTAATTCTTTGTTTATACTAACTGTTTTTAACACTTCGCTTTCTTGACAGTTTGcagcaaaatattattttgggGGTTAAAATGAGGGGGATCTTTTTACCTTATGTGATGCTTGCTGCTTGGGGGTACCCTGCGTTGTGAGGAACCTTGCTGCCCCTTGTGCATCCTGCCCCATCCTCCTGGCTTCACCTTGAGGAAACCTTGTCTGTAcctgccatgggtcagctccccaactccatgGGCAACACAAGCATGCTCTTCTAGGCCTACTCAGCCCTGCTGACTCTCTGCAGGTTAGTGAAAGGCACACTCCAACTCCGGAGCATCTGCCTGGATTGTCTAGTCCCATGGGGCTCCTGGGTCACAGCCAGTTGTACCAAAAGCTAAATAGCAGAGTGCAGTGATGGGGTAcacctacactgcaaaaaaaaccaaccccaaaacaaaacctgtggCAGGGAATCTCAGCCTGGGTCATTTCATGCGGGGCTAAAAACAGTAGTGTCAGTGTTCCCAGTTGGGCCGGAGCACAGGCTCTGAGACCACCCCGTCTTGCTGTGGGAACATCTGCAGTGCTATTTTTACCCCTGtagtgtgagcctgagtcagttgatgTGGGCTCTAAGACTCTGCCATGGCTTTTTCCCCTGCAGAAGTATAGACATATATCCACAAGTACATCGTTCCTCCCgaaggcccccccccccttttctggatATTGGTGGTGATGGGGACCTAGTCACTGCACAGCAATGAACCCAACTGTACACTTACTAAGAGTTTATTTCAGCCATGTCAGAGTCTCATTCAGCAGTGCGTGGGGTGGTATTCGCAGCAGTTTCTGTAAGTAACATGCTCTTTTGAGACCAGAGATGTTCTCATAATTAGGAGCACTAGGAAGAAAAGcaaggggggggaggaaagggagtgCACATGCATGCAGGTGGAGAGAAGAATTGTGACTATCAGGACTTCTAAATTTTAGCATTCAGTTCCTGAATTGGGAAAAAGGGGAAGTGAGGAGCACTTTCCTTGCAAATTTTGAAGTAAATGTCACAGAAGAATCTTTAttttcccccacctccacttcCCGAGTTGAATTTAAACAGTACAGCTAGTTTATAAACTATGGAAGACTTTGGAAACACAAATCTGTTTTTTACAGCTTGCCATAGATTTGTGACCTACAGAACATGAATGTACGTTTTCTTTAATTGGGTCTTATGAAATTGGGGGACACGTTATTTTATGTTCTCAGGCAGGGagatgtgtttttttaaaataaatgtaatagtGTATCCCTATATTTGAGTTGCTGCTCTAGCATGTACATTTTTGGAGCACTTTTTGCCcagatttcttttctgtttggagcatttcttccctctcctcccatttACGCTGAAAGTTGAGGTCCTTTTTCAA
The nucleotide sequence above comes from Caretta caretta isolate rCarCar2 chromosome 1, rCarCar1.hap1, whole genome shotgun sequence. Encoded proteins:
- the SMS gene encoding spermine synthase isoform X1, encoding MAAAAARHSTLDFLLSAPADCNAVLKGLQPVFQEQGMTETIHNWEDHGYLATYVNKNGSFSNLRIYPHGLVLVDLQSHSDDIKGRDEIDHLLNKIEERMKELFHSSIKRVKRLPATVRGGAIDRYWPTADGRLVEYDIDEVVYDEESPYQNIKILHSKQFGNILILSGDVNLAESDLAYTQAIMGSGKEDFTGKEVLILGGGDGGILYEIVKLKPKMVTMVEIDQMVIDGCRKYMRKTCGDVLDNLKGECYQVLIEDCVPVLKRYAKEGRMFDYVINDLTAVPISTSPEEDSTWEFLRLILDLSMKVLKHDGKYFTQGNCINLTEALTLYEEQLGRLYCPVEFSKETVCVPSYMELWVFYTIWKTRTEV
- the SMS gene encoding spermine synthase isoform X2, whose amino-acid sequence is MSLLLSISLPPDCNAVLKGLQPVFQEQGMTETIHNWEDHGYLATYVNKNGSFSNLRIYPHGLVLVDLQSHSDDIKGRDEIDHLLNKIEERMKELFHSSIKRVKRLPATVRGGAIDRYWPTADGRLVEYDIDEVVYDEESPYQNIKILHSKQFGNILILSGDVNLAESDLAYTQAIMGSGKEDFTGKEVLILGGGDGGILYEIVKLKPKMVTMVEIDQMVIDGCRKYMRKTCGDVLDNLKGECYQVLIEDCVPVLKRYAKEGRMFDYVINDLTAVPISTSPEEDSTWEFLRLILDLSMKVLKHDGKYFTQGNCINLTEALTLYEEQLGRLYCPVEFSKETVCVPSYMELWVFYTIWKTRTEV